In Nicotiana tabacum cultivar K326 chromosome 11, ASM71507v2, whole genome shotgun sequence, a single window of DNA contains:
- the LOC107829596 gene encoding transcription repressor KAN1-like isoform X2 produces MPIEGVFVQTPSSSNPIPDLSLHISPPNSSSSPSSKPTNCLTELSLAHPTTINEEKNLFNSENKTFPRNPLPHQSQNNHLLQPNSQMSNINHGVSLLDVSSESTLTRPIKGIPIYHQNYSFPNFLEKDPKRFGSLFSPYNFNGGSDHLSNAYRIPMANRFQHHHSQYGVGLGHSNETSSHSFMRSRFLPKFPGKRSMRAPRMRWTTSLHARFVHAVELLGGHERATPKSVLELMDVKDLTLAHVKSHLQMYRTVKTTDKPAASSGQSDGSSEEDLLKIDRILDQRGPSDGFDDPSTTTPTLWSNSSSRERWSQANLNEANGLRSTSFPSQQRSSHNIEECEYSRPVSYVGCSLDQRNPSLEFTLGRPDWVEKEHD; encoded by the exons ATGCCCATAGAAGGGGTTTTTGTTCAAACTCCATCTTCTTCAAATCCAATACCTGATCTTTCTCTCCATATTAGCCCTCCAAATAGTTCCTCTTCTCCATCTTCAAAGCCAACAAATTGTCTTACTGAGCTTTCTTTAGCTCATCCCACTACCATTAATGAAGAAAAAAACTTGTTTAATAGTGAAAATAAGACTTTTCCAAGAAACCCTTTACCCCATCAAAGCCAAAACAACCATTTGCTTCAACCAAATAGCCAAATGAGTAATATAAATCATGGGGTTTCTTTATTAGATGTTTCTTCAGAAAGTACTTTGACGAGACCTATAAAGGGTATTCCAATTTATCATCAAAATTATTCTTTCCCTAATTTCTTGGAAAAAGATCCAAAGAGATTTGGATCTCTTTTTTCACCATATAATTTCAATGGAGGTTCTGATCATTTATCAAATGCTTACCGAATACCAATGGCTAATAGATTTCAACATCACCATAGCCAATATGGAGTTGGATTAGGTCATTCAAATGAAACTTCTTCTCATAGCTTTATGAGATCAAGATTTTTACCAAAATTTCCAGGAAAAAGAAGTATGAGAGCGCCAAGAATGAGATGGACTACTTCACTTCATGCTCGGTTTGTTCATGCTGTGGAACTTCTTGGTGGCCATGAAA GGGCTACACCAAAATCAGTGTTGGAGCTAATGGATGTCAAAGATCTTACTCTAGCTCATGTCAAAAGCCATTTACAG ATGTATCGCACTGTTAAAACCACTGACAAACCTGCAGCTTCCTCAG GGCAATCAGATGGGTCAAGTGAAGAAGATCTCTTAAAAATAGACAGGATTTTGGATCAGAGAGGACCATCTGATGGATTTGATGATCCTTCAACTACAACTCCTACTCTTTGGAGTAATTCTTCAAG TAGAGAAAGATGGTCACAAGCTAACTTGAATGAAGCGAATGGCCTCAGATCAACCTCTTTTCCATCTCAACAAAGATCCAGCCACAATATAGAG GAATGTGAATATTCAAGGCCAGTGAGCTATGTAGGTTGCAGTTTGGATCAGAGAAATCCTAGCTTGGAGTTCACTTTAGGAAGACCAGATTGGGTAGAAAAAGAGCATGATTGA
- the LOC107829596 gene encoding transcription repressor KAN1-like isoform X1, whose translation MPIEGVFVQTPSSSNPIPDLSLHISPPNSSSSPSSKPTNCLTELSLAHPTTINEEKNLFNSENKTFPRNPLPHQSQNNHLLQPNSQMSNINHGVSLLDVSSESTLTRPIKGIPIYHQNYSFPNFLEKDPKRFGSLFSPYNFNGGSDHLSNAYRIPMANRFQHHHSQYGVGLGHSNETSSHSFMRSRFLPKFPGKRSMRAPRMRWTTSLHARFVHAVELLGGHERATPKSVLELMDVKDLTLAHVKSHLQMYRTVKTTDKPAASSGQSDGSSEEDLLKIDRILDQRGPSDGFDDPSTTTPTLWSNSSSSRERWSQANLNEANGLRSTSFPSQQRSSHNIEECEYSRPVSYVGCSLDQRNPSLEFTLGRPDWVEKEHD comes from the exons ATGCCCATAGAAGGGGTTTTTGTTCAAACTCCATCTTCTTCAAATCCAATACCTGATCTTTCTCTCCATATTAGCCCTCCAAATAGTTCCTCTTCTCCATCTTCAAAGCCAACAAATTGTCTTACTGAGCTTTCTTTAGCTCATCCCACTACCATTAATGAAGAAAAAAACTTGTTTAATAGTGAAAATAAGACTTTTCCAAGAAACCCTTTACCCCATCAAAGCCAAAACAACCATTTGCTTCAACCAAATAGCCAAATGAGTAATATAAATCATGGGGTTTCTTTATTAGATGTTTCTTCAGAAAGTACTTTGACGAGACCTATAAAGGGTATTCCAATTTATCATCAAAATTATTCTTTCCCTAATTTCTTGGAAAAAGATCCAAAGAGATTTGGATCTCTTTTTTCACCATATAATTTCAATGGAGGTTCTGATCATTTATCAAATGCTTACCGAATACCAATGGCTAATAGATTTCAACATCACCATAGCCAATATGGAGTTGGATTAGGTCATTCAAATGAAACTTCTTCTCATAGCTTTATGAGATCAAGATTTTTACCAAAATTTCCAGGAAAAAGAAGTATGAGAGCGCCAAGAATGAGATGGACTACTTCACTTCATGCTCGGTTTGTTCATGCTGTGGAACTTCTTGGTGGCCATGAAA GGGCTACACCAAAATCAGTGTTGGAGCTAATGGATGTCAAAGATCTTACTCTAGCTCATGTCAAAAGCCATTTACAG ATGTATCGCACTGTTAAAACCACTGACAAACCTGCAGCTTCCTCAG GGCAATCAGATGGGTCAAGTGAAGAAGATCTCTTAAAAATAGACAGGATTTTGGATCAGAGAGGACCATCTGATGGATTTGATGATCCTTCAACTACAACTCCTACTCTTTGGAGTAATTCTTCAAG CAGTAGAGAAAGATGGTCACAAGCTAACTTGAATGAAGCGAATGGCCTCAGATCAACCTCTTTTCCATCTCAACAAAGATCCAGCCACAATATAGAG GAATGTGAATATTCAAGGCCAGTGAGCTATGTAGGTTGCAGTTTGGATCAGAGAAATCCTAGCTTGGAGTTCACTTTAGGAAGACCAGATTGGGTAGAAAAAGAGCATGATTGA